A single genomic interval of Megalobrama amblycephala isolate DHTTF-2021 linkage group LG17, ASM1881202v1, whole genome shotgun sequence harbors:
- the LOC125250049 gene encoding PX domain-containing protein 1-like isoform X1, giving the protein MAGADMDFLPHLSVNDCWVVGLERFAVGPAGEEEEFFEIRTEWAEKSITYLRRRYHDLVKLVKNLSKSFPDDRGLLPQSLMLEALQRIKEAEENNVDTRLDEVEKLLRNIIKMPQKFSQSEAVLTFFKTSPLDYTLKTMYEPIQPFYQSPVTVADVRRANGFCLANTETVLFDAYLLAEGASEPSPKYSSEIDSQIWTGMRIQNGVQCVKETVHKPEKGFVTLGTTESKDTDYQLKKSQITNSNMTYLHLQACETDILE; this is encoded by the exons ATGGCAGGTGCTGATATGGATTTCTTGCCTCACCTGAGCGTGAATGACTGTTGGGTCGTTGGGCTCGAGCGCTTCGCTGTTGGTCCTGCTGGAGAAGAAGAGGAGTTTTTCGAGATTAGGACTGAATGGGCTGAAAAAAGCATAACATATCTGCGAAGGCGATATCACGATCTAGTGAAACTTGTTAAGAATTTGAGCAAATCATTTCCAGACGACAGAGGACTTTTGCCTCAGTCATTGATGCTTGAGG CACTACAGAGGATAAAGGAAGCAGAAGAAAATAATGTTGATACTAGGTTGGATGAAGTGGAAAAATTATTGAGAAATATCATCAAAATGCCACAAAAG TTCTCTCAGTCTGAGGCAGTTCTTACATTTTTCAAGACTTCTCCACTTGACTATACCTTGAAAACCATGTATGAACCAATCCAGCCTTTCTACCAGAGTCCTGTCACTGTAGCTG ATGTCAGAAGGGCCAATGGGTTTTGTTTGGCCAATACAGAAACTGTTCTTTTTGATGCGTATTTACTAGCCGAAGGAGCATCAGAGCCATCTCCAAAGTACAG CTCTGAGATTGATTCCCAGATATGGACGGGAATGAGAATACAAAATGGAGTCCAATGTGTTAAGGAAACTGTGCACAAACCTGAAAAGGGCTTCGTGACTCTTGGTACCACTGAAAGTAAAGATACAGATTATCAACTTAAAAAATCACAGATTACCAATAGCAACATGACGTACCTCCACCTACAAGCCTGCGAGACAGATATCCTTGAATGA
- the LOC125250048 gene encoding uncharacterized protein LOC125250048 isoform X2, whose translation MSVAVNAQQVSLASCISNASTAQEPTTCCSQTKSSQVLKQHHKTQLRMLSHRWQRLGLQPPILWDTQDHISEHRPEAESRPTLEIHSIQVSCIVSSRDEGPDEIKAISNSLCSSSNNEPLEVAAKQSSSQVSAESENSDLSDQEKDNIPILKWETPVELDLRPDSFDRDLESTETGEEEEVYPEVLPFPLKDLDFSQLLSRADDLESQHNLCLTDPCLAAMAARMIKMEKLQIATIQREQGKAARSRPATALVRSANRLRQAESPCSQAEHLRNKGSNSILDDVTKLTLSSSSHSKSMHRNNRPSPNAGKVWIRFEQPPALPKKPHFGAVKLKKTEAPAHDLNAHSSMSPKCNSPNSFKRHKPTKKAMPKPQKTSSEKTSVPVKAPCRKM comes from the exons ATGTCTGTGGCAGTGAACGCACAACAG GTATCTTTAGCATCCTGCATTTCTAATGCCTCTACGGCACAGGAACCAACCACCTGTTGCAGCCAAACAAAATCATCCCAGGT GCTGAAGCAACATCATAAAACCCAGTTAAGGATGCTGTCACACAGATGGCAGAGGCTTGGTCTTCAGCCTCCAATCCTCTGGGACACACAAGACCACATTTCTGAACATAGACCTGAGGCGGAATCCAGACCAACACTGGAAATCCACTCCATACAGGTCAGCTGCATTGTTTCTTCAAGGGACGAAGGACCAGATGAGATCAAGGCAATCAGCAATTCTCTTTGTAGCAGCTCCAACAATGAACCTCTTGAAGTAGCAGCTAAACAGTCCTCCAGCCAGGTGTCAGCTGAGTCTGAAAACAGTGACCTCTCCGACCAAGAGAAAGACAATATTCCTATACTAAAATGGGAAACTCCTGTAGAATTGGACCTGAGGCCAGACTCTTTTGATAGAGATCTAGAATCTACAGAGACTGGAGAAGAAGAGGAAGTGTATCCTGAGGTTCTTCCATTTCCACTCAAAGATCTCGACTTTAGTCAGTTGTTATCCAGAGCGGATGATTTGGAGAGCCAGCACAACCTTTGTTTAACCGACCCTTGTCTTGCAGCCATGGCGGCGCGCATGATAAAGATGGAGAAACTTCAGATTGCAACTATACAGAGAGAACAAGGAAAGGCAGCCAGATCTCGTCCAGCAACTGCTTTGGTACGAAGTGCCAATCGTCTGAGGCAGGCGGAAAGCCCTTGTTCTCAGGCAGAACACTTGAGGAATAAAGGCAGCAATTCAATTTTAGATGATGTAACAAAACTCACGCTTTCTTCAAGCTCTCATTCAAAGTCTATGCATCGTAATAATCGTCCCTCGCCAAATGCTGGGAAGGTGTGGATTAGATTTGAGCAACCACCGGCTTTACCTAAGAAGCCACATTTTGGTGCGGTCAAATTAAAGAAGACTGAAGCACCTGCTCATGATCTTAATGCTCATTCGAGTATGTCACCAAAATGCAATAGTCCAAATAGCTTTAAGAGACACAAACCCACAAAGAAAGCCATGCCAAAGCCTCAGAAGACTTCCTCTGAAAAGACTAGTGTTCCTGTTAAAGCTCCTTGTAGGAAAATgtga
- the LOC125250048 gene encoding uncharacterized protein LOC125250048 isoform X1 gives MHHFSETGRSRAGFDQISLLLQVPLRRKSVIIRTSTLLLVHQLESLHMSVAVNAQQVSLASCISNASTAQEPTTCCSQTKSSQVLKQHHKTQLRMLSHRWQRLGLQPPILWDTQDHISEHRPEAESRPTLEIHSIQVSCIVSSRDEGPDEIKAISNSLCSSSNNEPLEVAAKQSSSQVSAESENSDLSDQEKDNIPILKWETPVELDLRPDSFDRDLESTETGEEEEVYPEVLPFPLKDLDFSQLLSRADDLESQHNLCLTDPCLAAMAARMIKMEKLQIATIQREQGKAARSRPATALVRSANRLRQAESPCSQAEHLRNKGSNSILDDVTKLTLSSSSHSKSMHRNNRPSPNAGKVWIRFEQPPALPKKPHFGAVKLKKTEAPAHDLNAHSSMSPKCNSPNSFKRHKPTKKAMPKPQKTSSEKTSVPVKAPCRKM, from the exons ATGCATCATTTTAGTGAAACTGGCAGGAGCAGAGCAGGCTTCGATCAGATCTCACTCCTCCTGCAG GTGCCTCTTCGTCGGAAGAGTGTGATAATAAG GACGTCTACATTACTGTTAGTACATCAGCTGGAAAGTCTGCACATGTCTGTGGCAGTGAACGCACAACAG GTATCTTTAGCATCCTGCATTTCTAATGCCTCTACGGCACAGGAACCAACCACCTGTTGCAGCCAAACAAAATCATCCCAGGT GCTGAAGCAACATCATAAAACCCAGTTAAGGATGCTGTCACACAGATGGCAGAGGCTTGGTCTTCAGCCTCCAATCCTCTGGGACACACAAGACCACATTTCTGAACATAGACCTGAGGCGGAATCCAGACCAACACTGGAAATCCACTCCATACAGGTCAGCTGCATTGTTTCTTCAAGGGACGAAGGACCAGATGAGATCAAGGCAATCAGCAATTCTCTTTGTAGCAGCTCCAACAATGAACCTCTTGAAGTAGCAGCTAAACAGTCCTCCAGCCAGGTGTCAGCTGAGTCTGAAAACAGTGACCTCTCCGACCAAGAGAAAGACAATATTCCTATACTAAAATGGGAAACTCCTGTAGAATTGGACCTGAGGCCAGACTCTTTTGATAGAGATCTAGAATCTACAGAGACTGGAGAAGAAGAGGAAGTGTATCCTGAGGTTCTTCCATTTCCACTCAAAGATCTCGACTTTAGTCAGTTGTTATCCAGAGCGGATGATTTGGAGAGCCAGCACAACCTTTGTTTAACCGACCCTTGTCTTGCAGCCATGGCGGCGCGCATGATAAAGATGGAGAAACTTCAGATTGCAACTATACAGAGAGAACAAGGAAAGGCAGCCAGATCTCGTCCAGCAACTGCTTTGGTACGAAGTGCCAATCGTCTGAGGCAGGCGGAAAGCCCTTGTTCTCAGGCAGAACACTTGAGGAATAAAGGCAGCAATTCAATTTTAGATGATGTAACAAAACTCACGCTTTCTTCAAGCTCTCATTCAAAGTCTATGCATCGTAATAATCGTCCCTCGCCAAATGCTGGGAAGGTGTGGATTAGATTTGAGCAACCACCGGCTTTACCTAAGAAGCCACATTTTGGTGCGGTCAAATTAAAGAAGACTGAAGCACCTGCTCATGATCTTAATGCTCATTCGAGTATGTCACCAAAATGCAATAGTCCAAATAGCTTTAAGAGACACAAACCCACAAAGAAAGCCATGCCAAAGCCTCAGAAGACTTCCTCTGAAAAGACTAGTGTTCCTGTTAAAGCTCCTTGTAGGAAAATgtga
- the prpf4ba gene encoding serine/threonine-protein kinase PRP4 homolog codes for MANMDALAKTIAKDYVNDMESSDSVDENEHVSGEDGARKANNIDFARVERHKKRKHKHRSKHRKHKYPSPDEKDHKHKYKHKHKRKHRDSFNDNKDCSAGYEGAIICPKRSRLDDLAALEDLEKQRAMIQAELDNELMEGAVQSGMGLILQGYNSDSEEDGEIQEAVRNGEQQRQDLSEHVMAKGHAERSQKDCVDDEKCDSWLEGRSTSEEISVPAHKSEIRVSKAALDVHIGERPSGPSQVRERRRSRSIERSKDGNQRSKSPVKSKGLPSSNKKSTTQPEEQIVDHRSSARRSKSRSKERNTNLLEADREKDKKSEKAPSKEASSGKENRSPSRKQGPEQHSLSVRPRGHRSPEDFPVVQSTDRTSRQDRSSCHNRSPPRRGRSRSFERRRREEERQRLPNDRMRSRDEVGGHREESPCLSSRRRINHSPLRRRSRSPRRRSSRSPFRYRERDRMERRQQGRSGSKERWRRRSREREDMFKGSLSEGMKAEQEDSDDEVMEDYDVDEEDEEALIEQRRLQRLAIMQKYKPVNEDSNMSGLSDHGSPQSSSRSRSPSPDDILERVAADVKAYEQENLDTFEDNVKAKHSLVSQEKTGANLKKPPAPDMFTESDDMFTAYFDSARLRAAGIGKDFKENPSLRDNWTDAEGYYRVNIGEVLDKRYGVYGYTGQGVFSNVIRARDLARANQEVAVKIIRNNEMMQKTGLKELEFLKKLNDADADDKFHCLRLFRHFYHKQHLCLVFEPLSMNLREVLRKYGKDVGLHIKAVRSYSQQLFLALKLLKRCNILHADIKPDNILVNESKTILKLCDFGSASHVADNDITPYLVSRFYRAPEIVIGKSYDYGIDMWSVGCTLYELYTGKILFPGKTNNHMLKLAMDLKGKLPNKMIRKGLFKDQHFDQNLNFLYTEVDKVTEREKVTVMSTINPTKDLSIDMVGRQALPEDQRKKVFQLKDLLDQILMLDPAKRITINQALQHPFIQERI; via the exons ATGGCGAACATGGACGCATTAGCCAAAACAATAGCGAAGGATTATGT GAATGATATGGAGAGCTCTGACAGTGTGgatgaaaatgaacatgtgTCCGGTGAAGATGGAGCTAGAAAAGCAAACAACATTGACTTTGCTAGGGTGGAAAGAcacaagaaaagaaaacacaaacatcGAAGCAAGCACAGAAAACATAAATATCCCTCACCAGATGAGAAGGACCACAAACACAagtacaaacacaaacataaacGGAAACACAGAGACTCATTCAATGACAATAAAGACTGTTCTGCTGGCTATGAAGGTGCAATCATCTGTCCAAAGCGATCCAGACTCGACGACCTTGCTGCTTTGGAGGATCTGGAGAAACAGAGGGCTATGATTCAAGCAGAGCTTGATAATGAGCTAATGGAAGGGGCTGTGCAATCAGGTATGGGACTGATATTACAGGGTTATAACTCTGATTCAGAGGAGGATGGTGAGATCCAGGAGGCTGTGCGAAATGGTGAGCAACAGAGACAAGATCTCAGTGAGCATGTAATGGCAAAGGGACATGCTGAAAGATCTCAAAAGGATTGCGTAGATGATGAAAAATGTGATTCCTGGCTGGAAGGCAGAAGTACGTCTGAAGAGATATCAGTCCCGGCCCATAAATCAGAAATTAGAGTTAGTAAGGCTGCGTTAGATGTTCATATCGGTGAGAGGCCTAGTGGTCCCAGCCAGGTGAGAGAGCGGAGGCGATCACGAAGCATTGAGAGATCCAAAGATGGTAATCAGAGGTCCAAATCTCCTGTGAAGTCCAAGGGATTGCCATCAAGCAATAAAAAATCAACTACACAGCCTGAAGAGCAAATTGTAGACCACAGATCCTCAGCGAGAAGGAGCAAATCTAGATCTAAAGAAAGAAACACCAACTTGCTAGAAGCTGACAGGGAGAAAGACAAGAAATCAGAGAAGGCACCCTCAAAAGAAGCCTCATCTGGAAAAGAGAATCGATCTCCTAGCAGAAAACAAGGTCCAGAACAGCACAGCCTGTCTGTGCGTCCCAGGGGCCACCGCTCACCTGAAGATTTCCCTGTTGTGCAGAGCACAGACAGGACATCCAGACAGGACAGATCTTCATGCCACAACAGATCCCCTCCAAGGAGAGGGCGATCTCGGTCGTTTGAGAGGAGACGGAGAGAAGAAGAGCGCCAGAGACTCCCAAATGACAG GATGCGATCTCGTGATGAGGTTGGGGGCCATAGAGAGGAGAGCCCCTGTCTGAGCTCCAGACGAAGGATAAACCACTCTCCTCTCAGACGAAGGTCCCGTTCTCCTAGAAGACGAAGCAGCAGGTCTCCTTTCAGATACAG GGAGCGTGACAGGATGGAGCGCCGACAGCAGGGGCGTTCGGGATCCAAGGAAAGGTGGAGGAGAAGGAGCAGAGAACGAGAAGACATGTTTAAGGGCAGTCTGTCTGAAGGGATGAAGGCTGAGCAGGAGGACTCGGATGATGAAGT GATGGAGGACTATGATGTTGATGAAGAGGACGAGGAGGCTTTGATAGAGCAGAGGAGACTTCAACGCCTAGCCATCATGCAG AAATATAAGCCAGTGAATGAGGACAGTAACATGTCAGGACTCTCAGATCATGGCAGTCCCCAGAGTAGCTCTCGTAGCCGATCGCCGTCACCTGATGACATCCTTGAGCGCGTGGCTGCTGATGTCAAAGCCTACGAGCAAGAGAACCTGGACACATTTGAGGATAATGTGAAGGCGAAGCATAGTCTTGTCTCTCAAGAGAAAACGG gtgCTAATCTGAAAAAGCCACCAGCCCCTGATATGTTCACAGAGTCAGATGACATGTTCACTGCTTACTTTGAC AGTGCCAGGTTACGAGCCGCAGGCATAGGAAAGGACTTTAAGGAGAACCCAAGTCTCAGAGATAACTGGACAGATGCAGAGGGCTATTACC GTGTGAACATCGGCGAGGTGTTGGACAAACGGTACGGGGTGTATGGCTACACTGGACAGGGTGTCTTTAGCAATGTGATCCGAGCCAGAGACTTGGCCCGAGCCAATCAGGAAGTGGCGGTGAAAATAATACGCAACAATGAGATGAT GCAAAAGACGGGCCTCAAAGAGCTGGAGTTTCTGAAAAAACTGAATGACGCCGACGCAGATGATAAGTTCCATTGCTTGCGTCTGTTTAGACACTTTTATCACAAGCAGCATCTGTGTCTGGTGTTCGAACCGCTTAG CATGAACCTGCGGGAGGTGTTGAGGAAGTATGGCAAGGATGTTGGGCTACACATCAAGGCTGTGCGCTCGTACAGCCAGCAGCTATTCCTGGCTCTCAAACTGCTCAAACGCTGCAACATTCTGCATGCTGACATCAAACCCGACAACATTCTG GTAAACGAATCAAAAACCATCCTCAAGTTGTGCGACTTTGGCTCAGCGTCACATGTTGCTGACAATGACATAACACCATATCTCGTCAGCCGTTTCTACAGGGCACCTGAGATCG TCATCGGAAAATCATATGATTATGGTATCGATATGTGGTCTGTAGGCTGCACTCTCTATGAACTATACACAGGGAAAATCCTTTTCCCTGGAAAGACAAATAACCACATGCTAAAACTTGCCATGGACCTGAAAGGAAAATTGCCTAATAAA ATGATCAGGAAGGGTCTGTTCAAGGACCAGCACTTTGACCAAAACTTGAACTTTTTGTACACAGAGGTTGATAAGGTCACTGAGAGG GAAAAGGTCACGGTCATGAGCACCATTAACCCAACTAAGGACCTGTCGATTGACATGGTGGGTCGCCAGGCACTACCAGAGGACCAGCGAAAGAAGGTCTTCCAGCTCAAAGATCTGTTGGACCAGATCCTGATGCTGGACCCCGCCAAGCGGATCACCATCAACCAGGCATTACAGCATCCTTTCATCCAGGAGAGGATATGA
- the si:dkey-154p10.3 gene encoding zinc finger protein 112 — MGGFKDTYQDVQPVTLRIAEENVTSSLYCSSAEGIEAHVSTLVEAFLVEVYRCRVCQFTSNQKAKISHHVMERHDPVSPCPHLPCLEKEDEESLGVGMRVDDEEEVDHNSSPYDLDSDLHSGSKSNEDQMDMERMSFLLPMYSMFQNISPRSCDIGLGSNSDGNLHVAQTCEVSTLFEEGRHDEDSEEEPVFQLEDASTDLAVPLNSGMNTEVQDEEMAQSAHLMTLGLCRISSTKCQSQSVNSAKSLSHPEGEQDAGDASIEAEMQKPSEEDGGLACILCQTVASSRSMLEVHLKCHSGDQGFRCPRCGCESEEWVDMEQHWRGHGKRKGTKRHKCSVCPRTFRRADSREAHEERHNQRHHCRSESGGLVQCSLCLEWCHSGKEWEIHQQCHFQGGFKCLHCDFEEKSWKKTLKHIHTQHQQADKNQEKQIAHSIENQQLNTSTKYPECLRGMKPESWSQVRKKRLKNRIVGREKSNEGGKDRMGHLKGETAVGLTVSRRKEFCCNLCDKKFSTKLTMRRHMGIHQGDKPFKCPHCHYCTRLKASLKQHLRVHTGEKPYKCSQCAYASIDRSSLRRHSRTHTQEKPYCCQYCPYSSIQKKSLDLHSRRHHTGESFPCHLCQYSTPDRQLLVRHMRKHHSAEQTAALGQRNSSGSGSQTAPSQRARTSK, encoded by the exons ATGGGTGGGTTTAAAGACACGTACCAAGACGTTCAACCAGTAACCCTTCGAATTGCAGAAGAAAATGTCACTTCCAGTCTCTACTGCAGCTCAGCCGAGGGCATTGAAGCTCATGTGTCCACTTTAGTGGAAGCTTTCTTAGTTGAAGTATACCGATGTAGAGTCTGTCAATTTACCAGCAACCAAAAAGCCAAGATTAGCCATCATGTCATGGAAAGACATGATCCAGTGTCCCCATGCCCCCATCTGCCATGTCTGGAGAAAGAGGATGAGGAGAGTTTGGGCGTAGGAATGAGGGTTGATGATGAAGAGGAGGTCGATCACAACAGCTCTCCATACGACCTAGACAGCGACCTCCATTCTGGCTCAAAAAGCAACGAGGATCAGATGGACATGGAGCGGATGTCTTTCCTCCTCCCGATGTACAGCATGTTTCAAAACATCAGCCCACGGTCATGTGACATTGGCCTGGGCTCCAACTCTGATGGCAACTTGCATGTGGCACAAACTTGTGAG GTGAGCACACTCTTTGAGGAGGGTAGGCATGATGAAGACAGCGAGGAGGAACCTGTGTTTCAGCTGGAGGATGCTAGCACAGATCTGGCTGTTCCTTTGAACAGCGGAATGAACACAGAGGTTCAGGATGAGGAGATGGCCCAGTCGGCTCATCTCATGACTCTTGGGTTGTGCCGAATCTCCAGCACTAAGTGTCAATCTCAGTCTGTGAATTCAGCGAAAAGCCTCTCCCATCCAGAAGGTGAGCAGGATGCTGGAGATGCCAGCATTGAAGCTGAAATGCAGAAGCCATCCGAGGAGGATGGCGGATTGGCCTGCATCCTCTGCCAGACAGTTGCATCCAGTCGTAGCATGCTAGAGGTGCACCTGAAATGCCATAGTGGAGACCAAGGCTTCAGGTGCCCTCGCTGCGGTTGCGAATCAGAGGAGTGGGTTGATATGGAGCAACACTGGAGGGGACATGGAAAAAGAAAAGGCACAAAGAGGCATAAATGTAGTGTTTGCCCCAGGACATTTAGAAGAGCTGATTCTCGTGAAGCACATGAAGAAAGGCATAATCAGCGGCATCACTGTCGATCTGAGTCTGGGGGGCTAGTTCAGTGTTCTCTGTGCCTGGAATGGTGTCACTCAGGGAAGGAGTGGGAAATACACCAACAATGTCATTTTCAAGGAGGATTTAAATGCTTACACTGTGATTTCGAAG AGAAGTCGTGGAAGAAAACTCTGAAGCATATTCACACTCAACACCAACAGGCCGATAAAAATCAAGAGAAACAGATTGCTCACAGTAT AGAAAACCAGCAACTTAACACATCCACCAAATACCCAGAATGCCTCAGAGGTATGAAGCCAGAGTCATGGTCCCAGGTTAGGAAGAAGAGGTTGAAAAACAGGATTGTGGGAAGGGAAAAAAGCAATGAAGGAGGAAAGGACAGAATGGGTCACCTGAAGGGTGAGACAGCTGTTGGACTCACTGTTTCCAGACGGAAAGAGTTCTGCTGCAACCTCTGTGACAA GAAGTTTTCCACCAAGTTGACCATGCGGCGTCACATGGGCATTCATCAAGGAGATAAGCCATTTAAGTGCCCACACTGCCACTACTGCACTCGTCTCAAAGCCTCGCTCAAACAGCACCTCCGCGTCCACACAG GTGAGAAGCCATACAAGTGTTCGCAGTGCGCCTATGCTTCTATTGACAGAAGCTCTCTGCGCCGACACTCAAGGACGCACACACAAGAAAAGCCTTACTGCTGCCAGTACTGTCCATACAGCAG CATCCAGAAGAAGAGCTTAGACCTCCATTCACGCCGTCATCACACAGGAGAGTCATTCCCCTGTCACCTGTGCCAGTATTCCACACCAGACCGCCAGCTTCTGGTGCGACACATGAGGAAACATCACAGTGCCGAACAAACCGCTGCACTGGGGCAGAGGAACAGCTCTGGTTCTGGCTCCCAAACCGCTCCTTCTCAAAGAGCACGGACATCCAAATGA
- the LOC125250049 gene encoding PX domain-containing protein 1-like isoform X2 has product MDFLPHLSVNDCWVVGLERFAVGPAGEEEEFFEIRTEWAEKSITYLRRRYHDLVKLVKNLSKSFPDDRGLLPQSLMLEALQRIKEAEENNVDTRLDEVEKLLRNIIKMPQKFSQSEAVLTFFKTSPLDYTLKTMYEPIQPFYQSPVTVADVRRANGFCLANTETVLFDAYLLAEGASEPSPKYSSEIDSQIWTGMRIQNGVQCVKETVHKPEKGFVTLGTTESKDTDYQLKKSQITNSNMTYLHLQACETDILE; this is encoded by the exons ATGGATTTCTTGCCTCACCTGAGCGTGAATGACTGTTGGGTCGTTGGGCTCGAGCGCTTCGCTGTTGGTCCTGCTGGAGAAGAAGAGGAGTTTTTCGAGATTAGGACTGAATGGGCTGAAAAAAGCATAACATATCTGCGAAGGCGATATCACGATCTAGTGAAACTTGTTAAGAATTTGAGCAAATCATTTCCAGACGACAGAGGACTTTTGCCTCAGTCATTGATGCTTGAGG CACTACAGAGGATAAAGGAAGCAGAAGAAAATAATGTTGATACTAGGTTGGATGAAGTGGAAAAATTATTGAGAAATATCATCAAAATGCCACAAAAG TTCTCTCAGTCTGAGGCAGTTCTTACATTTTTCAAGACTTCTCCACTTGACTATACCTTGAAAACCATGTATGAACCAATCCAGCCTTTCTACCAGAGTCCTGTCACTGTAGCTG ATGTCAGAAGGGCCAATGGGTTTTGTTTGGCCAATACAGAAACTGTTCTTTTTGATGCGTATTTACTAGCCGAAGGAGCATCAGAGCCATCTCCAAAGTACAG CTCTGAGATTGATTCCCAGATATGGACGGGAATGAGAATACAAAATGGAGTCCAATGTGTTAAGGAAACTGTGCACAAACCTGAAAAGGGCTTCGTGACTCTTGGTACCACTGAAAGTAAAGATACAGATTATCAACTTAAAAAATCACAGATTACCAATAGCAACATGACGTACCTCCACCTACAAGCCTGCGAGACAGATATCCTTGAATGA
- the opn4.1 gene encoding melanopsin-like — translation MSHHSSWRGHHCAPGDINCTAGFKESLASRNYKLHHVPFHGPTHSHHHEPPRPFPTVDVPDHAHYIIGSVILMVGITGVIGNALVIYVFCRSRTLRTAGNMFVVNLAVTDFFMSLTQSPMFFAASLHRRWVFGERICELYAFCGALFGICSMMTLTAIAADRCLAITQPLALVGNVSRRKAGVVLAVVWLYSLGWSLPPFFGWSAYVPEGLQTSCSWDYMTFTPSVRAYTILLFIFVFFIPLGIIGSCYFGIFQAIRATGKEIRELDCGETHKVYERIQNEWKMAKVALLVILLFVISWSPYSVVALTATAGYSHLLTPYMNSVPAVIAKASAIHNPIIYAITHPKYRAAIARYIPILRFILRVKEKDLRSSFSSGSISSRRPTVSSQCSLGVSIGNAARANGRWGKTRLSSASDSDSCWTESEADGSSVSSLTFGRRVSTEISTDTIILSPGSSTSTTSGQKSEKAHKVVSVPVPSITFESDAADGESLSDGKALLPGGN, via the coding sequence ATGAGCCATCACTCTTCATGGAGAGGGCATCATTGTGCCCCTGGAGACATCAACTGCACAGCAGGCTTTAAGGAGTCTTTGGCCAGCAGGAACTACAAGTTACACCATGTGCCTTTCCATGGGCCGACCCACAGCCACCACCATGAGCCTCCACGACCGTTTCCCACAGTGGATGTTCCTGATCATGCCCACTACATCATTGGCTCTGTCATCTTAATGGTTGGCATCACTGGAGTGATTGGAAACGCACTGGTGATCTATGTGTTCTGCCGGAGCCGTACTCTTCGCACTGCAGGGAATATGTTTGTGGTGAACCTGGCTGTAACTGATTTCTTCATGTCCCTCACTCAGTCGCCCATGTTCTTCGCAGCCAGCCTGCACAGGCGCTGGGTATTTGGCGAGCGCATTTGTGAGCTCTACGCCTTTTGTGGTGCCCTCTTTGGGATCTGTTCCATGATGACTTTGACTGCAATCGCTGCTGATCGCTGCCTAGCCATAACTCAGCCTCTCGCCTTGGTGGGCAATGTTAGTAGACGCAAAGCAGGCGTGGTGTTGGCCGTTGTGTGGCTCTACTCTCTGGGCTGGAGCCTTCCACCTTTCTTTGGCTGGAGCGCTTATGTTCCAGAGGGGCTTCAGACTTCCTGTTCTTGGGACTATATGACCTTCACTCCATCAGTTCGTGCGTACACCATCCTCCTCTTCATTTTTGTGTTCTTTATCCCACTCGGCATTATTGGAAGCTGCTACTTTGGAATTTTTCAAGCAATTCGAGCAACGGGGAAGGAAATTAGAGAGCTGGATTGCGGGGAAACGCACAAGGTGTATGAACGCATACAGAACGAATGGAAGATGGCGAAAGTCGCCCTCCTGGTCATTTTGCTTTTTGTAATATCCTGGTCGCCCTACTCTGTGGTGGCCCTCACCGCCACGGCTGGCTATTCCCATCTCCTGACCCCCTACATGAATTCAGTACCTGCTGTGATCGCCAAGGCCTCAGCCATCCATAATCCCATCATCTACGCAATTACGCATCCAAAGTATCGGGCGGCTATTGCCCGCTACATTCCAATACTCCGCTTCATCTTACGTGTGAAAGAGAAGGATCTCCGTTCCTCTTTTAGTTCCGGCAGCATTAGTTCCCGTCGTCCGACCGTCAGCAGCCAGTGCTCCCTGGGAGTTAGCATCGGCAATGCAGCGCGAGCTAACGGCCGCTGGGGAAAGACACGCTTGTCTTCCGCTTCAGATAGTGATTCTTGCTGGACTGAGAGTGAGGCTGATGGTTCTAGCGTCAGTTCCCTGACCTTTGGTCGTCGTGTGTCCACCGAGATCTCTACAGATACTATCATTCTTTCACCAGGGTCAAGTACTAGCACCACCAGTGGGCAGAAATCAGAGAAAGCACACAAAGTTGTAAGCGTACCAGTGCCGTCTATTACTTTTGAATCAGATGCTGCAGATGGGGAGTCTCTGTCTGATGGAAAGGCTTTGCTTCCTGGGGGGAACTAA